Proteins from a genomic interval of Vibrio casei:
- the putP gene encoding sodium/proline symporter PutP — MIENSFAITSTFIAYLAIMLAIGYYAYKRTSNATDYFLGGRTLGPWPAALSAGASDMSGWLLLGVPGYAYAAGLEATWICGGLLIGTWLNWLISAKRLRTYSITTNSITIPDFLASRFLDKSKLIQTISAFFILLFFLFYTSSGLVAGGKLFETVFGLDYKIAVVIGTVCVISYTLFGGFLAVAWTDLVQGLLMSAALLIVPIAAMSGGFTQVDIDLNTINPELLNMWTSAKGEPLTAIAIISLVAWGLGYFGQPHILARFKATRSNKDLTTARRIAVIWTALSMAGAIMVGIVGLIYVNAHPTLEIADGEKIFMILVNAIFHPVMAGILLAAILAAIMSTADSQLLVSSSALAEDFYKQVFKQDATPEQVVVVGRIAVIGVSLIALMLAMNPESSVLGLVSYAWAGFGAAFGPAIVLSLYWSNMNRNGALVGILVGGITIVVWKQLTGGIFDVYEIVPGVIFSAISIVVVSLVTGGATKEVSAQHQKFQRQLVELD, encoded by the coding sequence ATGATTGAGAATAGCTTTGCTATTACCAGCACATTTATCGCGTATTTAGCAATTATGCTTGCTATTGGGTATTACGCTTATAAACGTACATCGAATGCGACAGATTATTTTTTAGGGGGACGAACGCTTGGACCTTGGCCTGCGGCACTATCGGCAGGTGCATCAGACATGAGTGGTTGGTTATTGCTTGGTGTCCCAGGTTATGCCTATGCTGCAGGTCTTGAGGCAACATGGATTTGTGGTGGCTTATTGATTGGTACTTGGTTAAATTGGCTTATCAGTGCAAAGCGATTACGTACTTACAGTATTACAACCAACTCCATTACCATCCCTGACTTTTTAGCCAGCCGATTTTTAGATAAATCGAAGTTAATTCAGACTATTTCTGCTTTTTTCATTTTGCTTTTCTTCTTGTTTTATACCAGTTCTGGTTTGGTTGCAGGTGGTAAATTATTCGAAACTGTATTTGGTCTGGATTACAAAATTGCTGTTGTCATCGGAACGGTTTGTGTGATTTCTTATACCTTGTTCGGTGGTTTCCTCGCGGTAGCTTGGACCGATTTAGTACAAGGTTTATTGATGTCAGCGGCTCTACTGATTGTTCCTATTGCGGCAATGAGTGGCGGTTTTACTCAAGTTGATATTGATTTGAATACGATTAACCCTGAATTGCTGAATATGTGGACATCGGCAAAAGGTGAGCCATTAACCGCTATTGCAATTATTTCATTGGTTGCATGGGGGTTAGGCTATTTTGGCCAGCCACATATTTTGGCGCGTTTTAAAGCCACACGTAGCAATAAAGACCTGACAACCGCTCGTCGTATCGCTGTAATTTGGACGGCGTTATCAATGGCTGGCGCAATAATGGTCGGTATTGTTGGATTGATTTATGTCAATGCTCATCCAACGCTTGAAATTGCTGATGGTGAGAAAATCTTCATGATCTTAGTGAATGCGATTTTCCATCCTGTTATGGCGGGTATTTTATTAGCGGCTATTTTAGCGGCCATCATGAGTACAGCCGATTCTCAATTATTAGTTTCATCATCGGCTCTAGCTGAAGATTTTTATAAGCAAGTCTTTAAGCAAGATGCGACGCCAGAACAAGTAGTTGTCGTTGGACGTATTGCAGTTATTGGTGTGTCACTGATAGCGCTTATGCTGGCAATGAACCCTGAAAGTTCAGTATTAGGTCTAGTATCTTATGCATGGGCTGGTTTTGGGGCTGCATTTGGTCCTGCTATTGTATTAAGTTTGTATTGGTCGAATATGAATCGTAATGGTGCATTGGTTGGTATTTTAGTTGGTGGTATTACCATTGTTGTTTGGAAACAACTTACCGGTGGCATTTTTGATGTGTATGAAATTGTTCCTGGGGTGATTTTCTCGGCAATTTCTATTGTTGTCGTTAGTCTTGTTACCGGTGGTGCAACAAAAGAAGTGTCAGCACAACATCAGAAATTCCAGCGTCAATTGGTTGAATTAGACTAA
- a CDS encoding aldehyde dehydrogenase family protein produces the protein MQPITRFSEVTVFDAITAWEQWNLTEYTFKSECLLSVWRNLEKEQPELSSIIKYHLHQADERLAEPKLMPGPTGETNELYCAGRGVCALIVENNTSWAAVMAMLTAALITGNSVVICCDDIDLNKVIESAISTALPAHVVQIVAYDSYQEVIKSDIRITAFIGSDVTQMSINRLLAESEGVITPLVAETVDGTSTSGHDLVLTHDPSLVLSFITERTRTINITAVGGNATLLELGDQH, from the coding sequence ATGCAACCTATTACTCGTTTTTCTGAAGTCACGGTTTTTGATGCTATTACGGCATGGGAGCAGTGGAATTTAACCGAATACACCTTTAAAAGTGAGTGTTTACTATCCGTTTGGCGTAATTTAGAAAAGGAACAACCTGAATTAAGTTCCATTATCAAGTATCATCTTCATCAAGCCGATGAGCGTTTGGCTGAGCCAAAGTTAATGCCAGGGCCTACGGGTGAAACAAATGAACTCTATTGCGCAGGCCGCGGTGTTTGTGCCTTGATTGTTGAAAATAACACATCTTGGGCTGCGGTAATGGCTATGTTGACTGCCGCATTGATTACGGGTAACAGTGTGGTTATTTGTTGTGATGATATCGACTTGAATAAAGTGATTGAATCTGCCATTTCAACTGCTTTACCTGCTCATGTGGTTCAAATAGTGGCTTATGACTCTTATCAAGAAGTTATAAAATCGGATATTCGCATTACTGCATTCATTGGTAGTGATGTAACTCAAATGTCTATAAATCGTTTATTAGCGGAATCTGAAGGTGTTATTACGCCTTTAGTGGCTGAAACGGTGGATGGGACATCTACAAGTGGGCATGATTTGGTCTTAACGCATGATCCATCTTTAGTACTTAGTTTCATTACTGAGCGAACACGTACCATCAACATTACCGCAGTGGGTGGCAATGCGACCTTACTGGAATTAGGTGATCAGCACTAA
- a CDS encoding AraC family transcriptional regulator, whose translation MISDRLSIRSYISQLRQHKHDYHQIVLPLQGVIEMQVGEFDGKVSVGDAIVIHAGLNHAFSADEAARFLVVDLSQLPPNLCHAQTKKFLLSPATLAYVQFAGLQLMSKTNVHLENAMCGMLLQLLEQQGQQLRIDPRIASVISEIQQDISQNWSVERLAKLSFLSPTQFKTVFKSNLGQTSQQFVLQLRMEKAKALLTHTDLPVQLIGEKVGFSNPSAFTRRFSQFFGLSPKSYR comes from the coding sequence ATGATTAGCGATCGGTTATCCATTCGTTCTTACATTAGTCAATTACGTCAGCATAAGCATGATTATCATCAAATTGTGCTGCCACTACAGGGCGTGATTGAAATGCAAGTCGGCGAGTTTGATGGCAAAGTCAGTGTTGGTGATGCCATCGTTATTCATGCTGGATTGAACCATGCTTTTTCCGCGGATGAAGCTGCGCGTTTTTTAGTGGTCGATCTCAGCCAACTTCCACCTAACTTATGCCATGCTCAAACGAAAAAGTTTTTGTTATCTCCTGCGACTCTAGCTTATGTGCAATTTGCCGGGTTGCAGTTAATGAGCAAGACTAATGTCCATTTAGAAAATGCGATGTGCGGTATGCTATTGCAGCTGTTAGAACAGCAAGGTCAGCAACTTAGAATCGATCCTCGTATTGCGAGTGTTATCAGTGAAATTCAGCAAGATATTAGTCAAAACTGGTCGGTTGAACGATTAGCCAAACTATCCTTTTTAAGCCCTACTCAATTTAAAACCGTATTCAAATCGAACCTAGGCCAAACCAGCCAGCAGTTTGTTTTACAACTTCGAATGGAAAAAGCCAAAGCGCTATTAACTCATACCGATCTCCCTGTGCAATTGATCGGAGAAAAAGTAGGTTTTTCTAATCCATCTGCATTTACTCGCCGCTTTAGCCAATTTTTTGGCCTGTCTCCTAAATCATATCGATAA
- a CDS encoding Qnr family pentapeptide repeat protein — MANQPLNKHYNDHNFSGEDLSGETFQSCHFYQCNFSRSDLTDTTFIDCVFIESGDVIGCDFSYTNLKDASFQGCNLSMANFDGAIAFGIEMRHCHLKGASFVRTQFANFITHNTYFCSAFITNCDLSYVNLENQKLEKCDLFENRWRGANLSGTSFEGSDLSRGEFSEEHWQQAHFQQCNLSHIELNGLDIRTVNIRGAMICQWQQEQLLETLGIITIPD; from the coding sequence ATGGCAAATCAACCCCTAAATAAACACTATAACGACCATAACTTCTCCGGAGAGGATCTGTCCGGTGAAACTTTCCAGAGTTGCCACTTTTATCAATGTAATTTTTCTCGATCAGATTTAACGGACACCACATTCATCGATTGTGTTTTTATTGAAAGTGGCGATGTCATTGGTTGTGATTTTAGTTATACAAATCTTAAAGATGCTAGCTTTCAAGGTTGTAATCTCAGCATGGCTAATTTTGATGGTGCGATTGCGTTTGGTATTGAAATGCGTCATTGCCACCTTAAAGGCGCGAGTTTTGTCCGTACTCAGTTTGCTAATTTTATTACTCATAACACCTATTTTTGTTCGGCGTTCATTACAAATTGCGACTTGTCTTATGTGAATTTAGAAAATCAAAAATTAGAAAAATGTGATTTGTTTGAAAATCGTTGGCGTGGCGCTAATTTATCAGGAACATCATTTGAAGGTTCGGACTTAAGCCGTGGTGAATTCTCTGAGGAGCACTGGCAACAAGCTCATTTCCAACAATGTAATCTATCGCATATTGAGTTGAACGGCTTAGATATACGGACGGTAAACATAAGAGGAGCTATGATTTGTCAATGGCAGCAAGAACAACTATTAGAAACGCTTGGGATTATTACGATTCCTGATTAG
- the cspE gene encoding transcription antiterminator/RNA stability regulator CspE: MSKTTGTVKWFNEEKGFGFITQENGGADVFVHFRAITGEGFRTLAEGQKVAFEVEQGQKGPQAANVEVL, translated from the coding sequence ATGTCTAAGACAACTGGTACAGTTAAGTGGTTTAACGAAGAGAAAGGTTTCGGTTTCATCACTCAAGAGAATGGCGGTGCAGACGTATTCGTTCACTTCCGTGCTATCACTGGTGAAGGTTTCCGCACTCTGGCTGAAGGCCAAAAAGTTGCGTTTGAAGTTGAGCAAGGTCAAAAAGGCCCTCAAGCTGCAAACGTTGAAGTACTATAA
- a CDS encoding YajD family HNH nuclease, producing MSSDFYGTSAGYARKESGYREKALKIYPWICGHCAREFVYSNLRELTVHHKDHDHTNNPEDGSNWELLCLYCHDHEHSKYLDHDLYGSADSTPKEDEHQVATHNPFANLKDLLKK from the coding sequence ATGTCATCAGATTTTTATGGAACCAGTGCTGGTTATGCACGCAAAGAAAGTGGCTACCGTGAAAAAGCATTAAAGATTTATCCTTGGATATGTGGTCATTGTGCACGCGAGTTTGTGTATTCTAATTTACGAGAGCTGACCGTTCATCACAAAGATCATGACCACACTAATAACCCGGAAGACGGCAGTAATTGGGAATTGCTTTGCTTGTATTGCCATGACCACGAACACTCTAAATATTTGGATCATGATTTATATGGTTCGGCTGACTCCACGCCAAAAGAAGATGAGCATCAAGTGGCAACTCATAATCCGTTTGCAAACTTGAAAGATTTACTGAAAAAGTAA